The Halomicronema hongdechloris C2206 genome includes a window with the following:
- a CDS encoding nucleotide sugar dehydrogenase codes for MYNSLHQLREKILHSTCKIGVVGLGYVGLPFAVEKAKVGFSVIGVDRNSKRVAWVNQAHNYIKDVKDYELKRVVESGYFKAEESFGRLSEMDVIVICVPTPLTEDLTPDISYIEEVTQEIAKRLRPGQLISLESTTYPGTTDEVICPILERCSGLKRGKDFFLAYSPERIDPGNQRYTTKNINKVVSASDVHSLEVATLFYQQTIETITTISSSKVAELSKIFENTFRAVNIALVNELAMLCDRLDINVWEVIDTANTKPFGIMPFYPGPGVGGHCIPIDPHYLKWKAKDVNFNARFINFASEINRQMPSFVKNKAFSILDRLGIAPSVSRCFILGVTYKKDLPDLRESPAISIIKLLLEEKVVVSYYDPYIPKLEVGEHSFKSTSLTAENLSFMNLVIITTDHSQVDYEAVVTHAPYVLDTRGITRHLNCAGEKVTML; via the coding sequence ATGTATAATAGTTTGCACCAGCTTCGCGAAAAAATTTTGCACTCTACTTGCAAAATAGGAGTTGTTGGTCTGGGATATGTTGGATTACCATTTGCTGTTGAAAAAGCAAAAGTAGGGTTTTCGGTGATTGGGGTGGACCGAAATTCAAAACGGGTAGCATGGGTCAACCAAGCCCATAACTACATTAAAGATGTCAAAGACTATGAATTAAAGCGCGTTGTAGAAAGTGGCTATTTTAAAGCAGAGGAAAGCTTTGGGCGTTTGTCTGAAATGGATGTCATCGTTATTTGTGTGCCGACCCCTCTTACTGAAGATTTAACCCCAGATATCAGCTATATCGAGGAAGTTACTCAAGAAATTGCCAAGCGATTGCGTCCTGGACAACTTATTTCCTTAGAATCAACTACTTATCCTGGCACAACAGATGAAGTAATATGCCCTATTCTTGAGCGCTGTAGTGGGCTTAAGCGAGGGAAAGATTTCTTCTTAGCCTATTCTCCCGAAAGAATCGATCCAGGTAATCAGCGCTACACAACAAAAAACATCAATAAAGTGGTAAGTGCTTCTGATGTTCACTCTCTAGAAGTTGCAACATTGTTCTACCAACAAACTATCGAAACTATTACCACCATCAGCAGTTCCAAAGTAGCAGAACTTTCGAAAATTTTCGAAAACACCTTTCGAGCAGTAAATATTGCTCTGGTGAATGAACTTGCTATGCTATGTGATCGTTTAGATATTAATGTCTGGGAAGTGATAGATACCGCCAACACAAAACCATTTGGAATTATGCCTTTCTATCCGGGTCCTGGGGTAGGTGGTCACTGCATTCCAATTGATCCCCATTATTTAAAATGGAAAGCTAAAGATGTCAACTTCAATGCCCGCTTCATTAACTTCGCCAGCGAAATTAATCGTCAGATGCCTTCTTTTGTCAAAAATAAGGCATTTTCAATCCTTGATCGATTAGGAATAGCACCTTCCGTGTCCCGCTGTTTTATTTTGGGGGTGACCTACAAAAAAGACCTGCCTGACTTGAGGGAATCTCCCGCGATTTCAATCATCAAATTACTTCTAGAAGAGAAGGTTGTGGTGTCTTACTATGACCCATATATTCCTAAATTAGAAGTTGGAGAACATTCCTTCAAAAGCACTTCTTTGACGGCAGAAAACCTCTCCTTTATGAATCTGGTCATCATCACCACTGACCATAGCCAGGTGGACTATGAAGCAGTGGTAACCCATGCCCCTTATGTACTAGACACACGAGGGATAACTCGTCATCTAAATTGCGCTGGCGAGAAGGTAACAATGTTATGA
- a CDS encoding class I SAM-dependent methyltransferase produces MSQIKKLNRYKQKVALGFDLAAADYESHSLRYLPDCANHLVKLAKMQSGQKILDVATGTGFAALAAAKSVGSTGNVIGIDIAKNMLEKSQENIEAMGFKNVEMHVGDAESLNFKNNEFDGVICASGIFFLSDVVAALQEWRRVTKEGGFVSFSSFDQIAFKPMLELLLTRLQKHCVSMTMPVPAKQIDSTEKCYDSLNSAGFEKIEIQTQQLGYYLNNVYEWWNIVWNSGFRFYVSQLPPENLELFKKEHLAEIETYTTKQGIWFDVETIFAKGFKETV; encoded by the coding sequence ATGAGCCAAATAAAAAAACTAAATCGATATAAGCAGAAGGTAGCATTGGGATTTGATCTAGCAGCTGCTGACTATGAGTCTCATTCCTTACGATATCTGCCAGACTGTGCAAACCATTTAGTTAAATTGGCAAAAATGCAAAGCGGGCAAAAGATTTTGGATGTTGCAACTGGTACAGGCTTTGCGGCCCTTGCTGCGGCAAAATCTGTTGGGTCTACAGGTAATGTAATAGGGATTGACATTGCTAAAAATATGCTGGAAAAGTCGCAAGAAAATATAGAAGCTATGGGCTTTAAAAATGTAGAAATGCATGTGGGAGATGCTGAATCCCTAAATTTTAAAAATAATGAATTTGACGGGGTAATCTGCGCTTCTGGTATTTTTTTTCTTTCTGATGTAGTTGCTGCACTCCAAGAATGGAGACGGGTCACTAAAGAAGGAGGGTTTGTATCTTTTTCGAGTTTCGATCAAATAGCCTTTAAGCCCATGTTAGAACTGTTATTAACACGCCTTCAAAAACACTGTGTTTCAATGACAATGCCAGTTCCTGCCAAACAGATTGATTCAACTGAGAAGTGTTATGACTCACTAAACAGTGCAGGGTTTGAAAAGATTGAAATACAAACTCAACAGCTTGGCTATTATCTCAATAACGTATATGAGTGGTGGAACATAGTGTGGAACAGCGGTTTTAGATTCTATGTTTCACAACTGCCACCTGAAAATCTAGAGTTATTTAAAAAAGAACACCTTGCAGAAATAGAAACTTATACCACAAAGCAAGGGATTTGGTTTGATGTTGAGACCATATTTGCTAAGGGTTTTAAAGAGACAGTATAG
- a CDS encoding transposase has product MYDAPTYKEAQQRKKAFVDKWQELEPDAIHAFQWGLQRTFTFYQLDESWHRWVRTTNALERFFREFRAKADEIGAFPNEHSCLTLFFLVVQLDHAKHDRPAVANKSRH; this is encoded by the coding sequence ATCTACGATGCGCCCACCTATAAAGAGGCCCAGCAGCGCAAAAAAGCCTTTGTTGATAAGTGGCAGGAACTGGAACCCGATGCCATCCATGCCTTCCAGTGGGGACTCCAGCGAACCTTTACTTTCTATCAACTCGACGAGTCTTGGCATCGCTGGGTTCGCACGACCAATGCCCTCGAACGATTTTTTCGAGAATTTCGAGCCAAGGCAGATGAAATTGGAGCCTTCCCCAATGAGCACAGTTGTTTGACTTTGTTCTTTTTGGTGGTTCAGCTAGACCACGCTAAACATGACCGACCCGCTGTGGCGAATAAATCGAGACACTAA